tacaaaaacgcttcgattcgctacaggaggcctttattaacccttcagagccgtgtgaggcactatttattatggatggatgcacattactggacttgttttagactgagaaaaagaaacacccgtctattccgttttaaagcttgggagtgccaggatgaattttaataaaactccgACTGCATACCTCTGAAAGTCAGTAAATAATACGCCACGGTAGTGTTGAGTCCAGTCGCCCGCCTGCGACattgccaatacatgatattatcatcctactttatttcattatttacatacttagttcattgcccgaaaccagctccagcataaggctaaaagcagcctaacattatcaaagaacatcatcactgattagcctagccaattctagtgcaagtttaggCAATTTAcaaaacacttgcgttataagtgaagctatctctTACCaaacactgcacacatctgtggCGCGTTACTcctctgaagcggccactctagtcaatgcttgtgtttatacctgccGCACTGGGGATGGTTGAAGTGTCTCTCCGCgttaaagttaggctaatcccccacctcgtccctacccaccccccaacaattcgaatttccatAGGCGGGCAAGTTTAGTTTCTGTATGGAtctgtgttttaaatgaatcttgtgaatcaatgattcataggcccatttataaagagagccatttacgtcattcctgaatgaatcagccgtttcaACGAATCTAATCaagtgaatgactcataaatatatctaccaccacctgctgaCAGATTTAgagcatttcattaaaaaatgtatacaaataaaataataataataataataataataataataataatacattaaaggaatagttcaccccccaaaaaatttcatcatttactcaccccatttcaaacctttcttttgtggaacaaaaGGAAGTATTTTGAAggctgttggtaacaaagctgttttggttcccatgactttcattatatgaacaaaaaaaaaaaaacagatgtttcttaaattatcttcttttatgttccatagtttatgttaggccgttgcagcctaaatgtttgtgtgtaataaatttttatgttgaatcaaattaaatatttcttcgTAAAGCTACAattgtctacttgatactttctcattcaacacaaaaatagctttaaataatcttttgtgggtattttcacagtcaaatttattttgtgattaattcgATTTATTAATcgacacatcatgtaattaattagattgaAAATTGTACGACTGacaaccctaaaaaaaaaaaaaaatctataaaattgTTTCAGCATATAATAATTGTTTGGATATATATAATTTGGAAACACCCATTTTCTCAGTTACGCCCCTGTTTTTCTTCCCCTCAAATCACCACTTTCCATGGCAGAGCTCTACACTGCACACCTGTTTTCAGAGGCGGCCATGCTGAACCAGTCTGTGCCTGAACTCTGTAAAGCATGTAATTCCTAACATGTTTAGTTGTGACAGGCCATGATGACTTCTCTCTTGATTTGGAACAAGCAGAGCATATTTCATGCCCCTGCTGCTCAAATGCATCTGTACAAGGAGCACTCTGCACACAATTACATCTTAATCAAATAAGCTGCCTGCCCTCGTGAAAATAAACGCAGCGCGATGACTCAAAATTGGCCGGATCTCTGTTCAGTGTTATTGTGACTCATTTGATGTGGTACACCATTCAAATCTATAGCGCTGGAGAAAATATCCATCAAAGGGGTTGTTGCAAGATGATGTAGCCGGATTCCGGCTGCAATACAAGCGTGTTCGTTTGCCGCCTTAATTCCTTTTTCAGGTCATGCAGGGCCTGAGCTTCAAAACaatagatgaataaataaataaaaattacaggaGATTCAGCTGGGCCTAATCTACACTAAAACACTATATCTAAACTAAATCGAACAGCAATCAACACTGCAACTCTGCCAACGCATGGAATGCATTTATGATTAAAATTCAGACACATGCTTTCATTCCTGGATATTTAGTCTGATTAGGACTTTTTCCACTGACGACTGTTTTCTTGACTTATTTAAAAgattctgggaaaaaaagcaCCTTCCCAAGGATTCACTAACTTCCATCTAGCTCATATCTgcgtcatttttttcagaatttaagGTGAACCCATTAAATTTGTCAAGAAAACAATGTGTCAGTAGAAAAACTAGTCCTAAAATTAGGCCTCCATTCTTTATGGAAAATATCATTACTTTTTTTGACCTAGACATGATCGGGTGACTGGGAGTgtgtttttgtacagttttaTACTGATTTGTTTAGAAATTCCATGGACTCCAGCATGGTGTTTAAAGTCATATTAGAATCTATCATAATCAGCACAGGGCGTGCACAGCTGCCAATTTCTTTCCATTTGTGAACGTTGATATGAACTCATCCAGTCTCACTCCAAAAAAACAGGCTACACTGCTAACAGACTGGACCTGGAGATAAGCTGCCATTCACCTAATGTAGCTCTTGGCAGTTCACTAACGAACAAATTGATTGCTGTAACACATACTGTTGAGAAGATCAATAGGGCAGCCACGGGTGACATCTGCTAACAATGCAGCCTGATTAAATTAATATGCATTGGAAACCCAACCTAGCCAATCTCAGGTACCCACTGTGCTTGTTAGAGAACATCACTGCCTCAACACATTGTTGGACCTCAGGCTAAAATAAATCAACTGAAGTATAAAGAAGGGAAGTTGGAACTACACTTTGTCTGATCAGTTCAATGGTGCACAGACCAGAGTTAAAAAGAAGTCAATTtctaatcttttaaaaataataaacacaactAAATATTTAGATGAGAGACCTACACTGACAGAACAAAGGCTCAAGAACAAAAGGAAAGCAGCATATTTTGTCCATAGGATCATCTTCACTagatttagtaaaaaaaaggaACATATACAGTATGCGCACTGTATTGCATATGAATAAATTTACTATGCATATTTATAATAACCACAGTTTTAGTTTCTACATAGCTACGTGAAGCTAATTTACTTTAAAGGCCTCCTAATTATCTTTATTATGGTGGCACTGGATACCTTCGCAACAGCTCTGACGTGGTGAACTTTGATGGTTCCTGATTTCTCCTCAAAGGCCTTGACCCTGGACTCCTCTGCTAGACGATGCAGGACAACCAGGAGGTTGAGCTGGGCCTGTGGACACAAGAGAAACACCAATTAGGTcattaatttatgttatttatctgACACTTATGCGATGTAAATTACTGTACACTTTATTAACGAGACTAGGGGTTGACCGATTATTAGCACATATTcggatattaagcatttttatggttatcagtataattttcaaaactgatttgccaataaaatcatttaaaagcatttaaagaaagtttttgtgaAAGCCcgtgttattcttaattttgacattaattgaaggtaaaaaaaagtgaaatattctGCAATGGCCAAGTCAATCTCCTGATTTTTGCCCGATTGAGCATGCATTTCACTTGCTGAAGACAAAACTAAAGGCAGAAAGAccacaaataaacaacaacttaaGTCAGCTGCAGTAAAGGCCTGGCAAAGCTTCACAAAGGAGGAAACCCAGACTCTGGTGACGTCCATGAGTTCCAGACTTTTAAGGCAGTCATTGTCTGCAAAGGATTCTcaacaaaatatgaaaactgaacattttatttatgatcaTATTTATTTGTCCAGTTACATCTGAGCCCCTAAAAATGGGGGGACTTGTGTATAAAAATGGttgtaaattttaattattttatattttgctcAACTCAATTAAAGTCTGCACTTCAATTTTATCTTAATTGCTTAATTTTAATTCTATTCTGGTGGCATACAGagccaaaattatgaaaaaaatgtgtgtcagtgtccatatatatatatatatatatatatatatatatagcttcaaaatatcggttaatAGTCTACTTCATATGTAAAAATCGTATccgccctgaaaaacacatattggtTGACCCCTAACTGAGATCATACCCTTGGAGAAATCTAGGCCATGTGAATGTAATACATTGAAAACAACTGTTAATTGctaattaattgttaatttggCAGGaggcattaaaaaatgtttgcagaATTTCCAAACTGCATAACACCGGACAAATTACTTTGGTTTActcaacataaacacacaaaggGCAGAAAACATATCAGATTCCTTTAACCAAAAACCATACTAAAactaaaccagagctaaaaagACCCACAATGCTTAGGTGATGGACAGCCATGTAATCATTTCAAGAGGCTCTTAGTGACTTGGCACACAAAAGGCCAAATGCTTGGAGTCAAGAGGACTACCCAATGTTTTGAGCAACTCAAGTGAATATCATACGTTGTT
The sequence above is drawn from the Labeo rohita strain BAU-BD-2019 chromosome 16, IGBB_LRoh.1.0, whole genome shotgun sequence genome and encodes:
- the cenpw gene encoding centromere protein W, which produces MSKKAPRAALKLHMKKNTNIRIGKNADLMAQLNLLVVLHRLAEESRVKAFEEKSGTIKVHHVRAVAKKLLKSTRG